From the Clostridium putrefaciens genome, one window contains:
- the yedE gene encoding YedE family putative selenium transporter: MKEKKGIIITGAIVGILSVILVRFGNPINMGLCIACFIRDTAGSLGLHRAEVVQYIRPEIIGIVLGAFIMAIFKRELYSKGGSSPFIRFILGFIVMVGALMFLGCPLRMVLRLAGGDLNAITGIIGFTAGIFIGIQFLNKGFTLKRNYTTTKIESYLFPAVNVGLFALLVSAPAFIFFSQKGPGASHAPIYIALIAGLIVGAIAQRTRLCMVGGIRDLIMFKDTYLLSGFISIFIFALIGNLIIGKFNLGFMNQPVAHNDALWNFLGMALAGWASVLLGGCPLRQLILSAEGNIDSVITVLGLFVGAAFVHNFNLASSAKGPTFNGKVAVLIGFLIVCLVSYINIEKGTKKINVVSKGDDNIG, encoded by the coding sequence ATGAAAGAAAAAAAGGGGATCATAATTACTGGAGCTATAGTTGGTATACTATCAGTAATACTTGTACGTTTCGGTAACCCTATTAATATGGGCCTTTGCATAGCCTGTTTTATAAGGGATACAGCTGGTTCTTTAGGACTACATAGGGCAGAAGTTGTTCAATACATAAGACCTGAAATAATAGGCATAGTCCTTGGAGCTTTTATAATGGCAATTTTTAAAAGGGAACTTTATTCTAAAGGTGGTTCTTCGCCATTTATAAGATTTATATTAGGATTTATAGTTATGGTAGGAGCACTAATGTTTTTAGGTTGCCCACTTAGGATGGTATTAAGACTTGCTGGAGGAGACTTAAATGCAATTACAGGTATCATAGGGTTTACGGCTGGAATTTTTATTGGTATACAATTTTTAAACAAAGGTTTTACTTTAAAAAGAAATTATACTACAACAAAAATTGAAAGCTATTTATTCCCTGCAGTTAATGTAGGTTTATTTGCACTTCTTGTTTCAGCACCTGCTTTTATATTTTTTAGTCAGAAAGGTCCTGGTGCTTCTCATGCTCCAATTTATATAGCCTTAATTGCAGGGCTTATTGTAGGTGCAATTGCACAAAGGACTAGACTTTGTATGGTTGGAGGAATTAGAGATCTTATAATGTTTAAAGATACTTATTTATTATCTGGATTTATTTCTATATTTATATTTGCACTTATAGGAAATTTAATAATAGGTAAATTTAATTTAGGATTTATGAATCAACCTGTAGCCCATAATGATGCTTTATGGAACTTTTTAGGTATGGCTTTAGCTGGATGGGCCTCAGTACTATTAGGTGGTTGCCCTTTAAGACAACTAATATTATCTGCTGAGGGTAATATAGATTCTGTTATAACAGTTTTAGGACTTTTTGTAGGCGCAGCTTTTGTGCACAATTTTAATTTAGCTTCTAGCGCTAAAGGTCCTACATTTAATGGTAAAGTAGCAGTATTAATTGGATTTTTAATTGTATGTTTAGTATCCTACATAAATATAGAAAAGGGTACTAAAAAAATTAATGTAGTTTCAAAGGGAGATGATAACATTGGTTAA
- a CDS encoding sulfurtransferase TusA family protein yields MITLVKIDARGISCPQPVLMTKNALINNPIEVEITVDNATAKNNVERYMRQSGYSVSSKNIEDDFILYGKK; encoded by the coding sequence ATGATAACATTGGTTAAAATAGATGCTAGAGGTATATCTTGTCCTCAGCCAGTTTTGATGACAAAAAATGCTTTAATAAATAATCCTATAGAAGTGGAAATTACTGTAGATAACGCAACTGCTAAGAATAATGTTGAACGTTACATGAGGCAATCAGGTTATTCTGTATCATCAAAAAATATAGAAGATGACTTTATATTATATGGTAAAAAATAA
- a CDS encoding DUF3343 domain-containing protein — MVKNNDVNYICLFYTHSGAIKFTNIMNAENICYKILPTPRKLSSSCGISVQFCYDKNISSFIINDIEKVFLVNNKSYELVYENE; from the coding sequence ATGGTAAAAAATAATGATGTAAATTATATTTGTTTATTTTATACTCATTCAGGAGCTATAAAGTTTACTAATATAATGAATGCTGAAAATATTTGTTATAAAATATTACCTACACCTAGAAAACTAAGTTCTAGCTGTGGCATTAGTGTACAGTTTTGTTATGACAAAAATATAAGTTCTTTTATAATTAACGACATAGAAAAGGTGTTTTTAGTTAATAATAAAAGTTATGAACTGGTATATGAAAATGAATAG
- the cls gene encoding cardiolipin synthase: MKLNIIVGILVIVINLFFATILIFFERKNPSTTWAWLLVIILLPVIGFVIYLLLGRNLSKEKLFNKKIIVDERKKCDYLLNSRKEYVLDEGTFENIDLIKMNYRNSHSFYTQKNNIDLIFDGKEKFKELFTAIENSKSFIHIEYYIISKDETGKMLMDLLTKKAKENIEVKVLFDSMGSYKINSKRYLKNFVDSGGKYAVFFPALLPHLNKRINFRNHRKIAVIDGKVGFVGGFNIGNEYLSKDKKIGYWRDTHLKVAGEAVRDLEERFLMDWTYASEEIIHDYGKYLTIDLSIDEITGTQIVSSGPDHKSPYIRNGFVKIINNAKKSVYVQSPYFIPDETTLESLKLSALSGVDVRIMIPGVPDHKFMFWAASSYVGELLKSGVRVYYYNKGFLHSKTIVSDSNVCSIGSANMDIRSFKLNFETNCFIYNENISNKMEIQFKKDILDSKEVTLKSFEDRGLWVRFAESITRLLSPIL, from the coding sequence ATGAAATTAAATATCATAGTCGGAATCCTAGTAATTGTTATTAATTTGTTTTTTGCAACTATTCTTATATTTTTTGAAAGGAAGAATCCATCTACTACTTGGGCTTGGTTATTAGTTATAATACTCCTCCCAGTAATAGGATTTGTTATTTATCTTCTTTTAGGTAGAAATTTAAGCAAAGAAAAATTATTCAACAAGAAAATTATTGTTGATGAACGAAAAAAATGTGATTATTTACTAAATTCACGAAAAGAATATGTACTAGATGAGGGTACTTTTGAAAATATAGATTTAATTAAAATGAATTATAGAAACTCCCACTCATTTTACACTCAAAAAAATAATATAGACTTGATTTTTGATGGTAAAGAAAAATTTAAAGAACTTTTCACCGCTATCGAAAATAGTAAAAGCTTTATTCATATTGAGTACTATATTATAAGCAAAGACGAAACTGGTAAAATGCTAATGGATTTACTTACTAAAAAGGCAAAAGAAAATATAGAAGTTAAAGTTTTATTTGATTCAATGGGATCATATAAAATTAATAGTAAACGTTATTTGAAAAACTTTGTAGATTCTGGTGGAAAATATGCTGTATTTTTCCCTGCACTACTTCCTCATTTAAATAAAAGAATCAATTTTAGAAACCACAGGAAAATAGCTGTAATTGATGGTAAAGTTGGTTTTGTTGGAGGCTTTAATATTGGAAATGAATATTTAAGTAAGGATAAAAAAATTGGTTACTGGAGGGATACTCATTTAAAAGTTGCTGGTGAAGCTGTAAGGGATTTAGAAGAAAGATTCCTTATGGATTGGACTTATGCTTCTGAAGAAATAATACATGATTATGGAAAGTATTTAACAATTGATCTATCTATAGACGAGATAACAGGTACTCAAATAGTTTCAAGTGGTCCAGACCATAAAAGTCCTTACATTAGAAATGGATTTGTTAAGATTATAAATAATGCTAAAAAAAGTGTATACGTCCAAAGCCCTTATTTTATTCCAGATGAGACTACTTTAGAATCTTTAAAATTATCCGCTTTATCTGGGGTTGATGTTCGGATTATGATTCCCGGGGTACCTGATCATAAATTTATGTTTTGGGCCGCTAGTTCTTATGTTGGGGAGCTTTTAAAAAGTGGTGTTAGAGTTTATTATTATAACAAAGGTTTTTTGCATTCTAAAACCATAGTATCTGATAGCAACGTGTGTAGTATCGGAAGTGCAAATATGGATATACGTAGTTTTAAATTAAACTTTGAAACAAATTGTTTTATTTACAATGAAAATATCTCTAATAAAATGGAGATACAATTTAAAAAGGATATATTAGATTCAAAGGAAGTAACTCTAAAATCTTTTGAAGACAGAGGCCTTTGGGTTAGATTTGCAGAATCTATTACAAGACTACTTTCTCCCATATTATAA